The Kineothrix sp. IPX-CK genomic interval AGATTACGTACATGGGCAAAATGTATCCTTCCCTCTAAAGCGCGAATCATGCCCGGAAGGTCATTTTCCAGATTGGTTCCATAGGAACCTGAGCAAAATGTCACCCCATTATGAGGATTATCTACCATTTTCACCATACGCAGGATGTTAGGCTGATTGATAATAATACGGGGAAGTCCGAACACGCTCCATGCAGGGTCATCGGGATGTATCGCCATGTTAATGTCATACTTGTCACAAACAGGCATAATTCTTTCGAGGAAATATTTCAGATTTTCAAATAGCCTCTCTCCGTCGATATTCTTGTACATTGCAAATAATTCTTTGATTTTCTTCATCCGCTCCGGTTCCCAGCCGGGCATGATCGCACCGCCTAAATCTCCTGCGATGGAGTCGAACATGTCCTCGGGATTTAATGCGTCTACAGCCGCCTGATTATAAGCGAGCACCGTAGAGCCATCAGGCCGCACACGGGCAAGTTCGGTACGGGTCCAGTCAAATACGGGCATAAAGTTGTAGCATACGAGATGAATGTCCTCCTTACCCAGATTCTCAAGTGTTTCAATATAATTATCAATATATTGGTCTCTTTCCTCTGTACCTGCTTTAATGGCTTCATGGATATTTACACTCTCGATTCCCGATATATGAAGGCCGGAGCCTTCTACTTCCTCTTTTAACGCACGAATCCTCTCCCTGCTCCATACTTCTCCCGGGGCTGTATCATATAATGTTGTGATGACTCCTGTTACTCCGGGTATTTGCCTGATTTGATTCAGCGTAACAGTGTCAAATTTTGAACCAAACCACCTTAATGTCATTTCCATAGTCAACAGTTCCTCTCTCTAACAATAGTTTGTTTATAAATTTCATTATAAATTGCGGGCAGGAAAAGTCTATTGACAGAGTTGCTGCTCATATTGTAAAAGTTGCGGTTTGGTGGTATACTGTAAGTATGAAAAAGAATTTAAGAGCTGAATTTACGAAAAGACAATACATGCTTTCCGAAGATTTCGAAATATATTATTATAACGATAGAAATCTTCCGCAGGGAAAAATTCATATGCATGGTTACCATGAATTCTATTTTTTTCTGGAGGGAGATGTGTCCATCCGGATCGAGGATCAGATCTGGGAACTGAGGCCGGGCGACATCGTATTAATTCCCCCCAGGACATATCATCAGGCGGTGATACATGATTCGGGCAGGCCTTACAGAAGGTTTGTTCTTTGGATCAGCGAAGAATATTGCAATCAGCTTCGAGAACTGTCTGAGGATTACCTTTATTTCATGAAGCATGTATCGGATACAGGAGAATACATTATCCACAACGATGTCATCGCTTTTAATACGATTCAGGCAAAGGTGTTCGGGCTTCTGGAGGAGATTCATGGGCAGCGGTTCGGAAAGAATGTCCGAATTGCGCTAGGCATCAACGGTCTAATCATACATCTGAACCGGATAATATATGATCAAAGACATATAAAATACTCGGAGGATGGGAATAATTTATATCAGAATCTGATCTATTACATTGAAGAGCACTTGGAGGAGGTACTTACGCTGGATGTAATTGCAAATGAATTTTTCGTGAGCAAGTATCATATTTCCCATATTTTCAAAG includes:
- the uxuA gene encoding mannonate dehydratase, with amino-acid sequence MEMTLRWFGSKFDTVTLNQIRQIPGVTGVITTLYDTAPGEVWSRERIRALKEEVEGSGLHISGIESVNIHEAIKAGTEERDQYIDNYIETLENLGKEDIHLVCYNFMPVFDWTRTELARVRPDGSTVLAYNQAAVDALNPEDMFDSIAGDLGGAIMPGWEPERMKKIKELFAMYKNIDGERLFENLKYFLERIMPVCDKYDINMAIHPDDPAWSVFGLPRIIINQPNILRMVKMVDNPHNGVTFCSGSYGTNLENDLPGMIRALEGRIHFAHVRNLKFNSPDDFEESAHLSRDGSFDMYEIMKALYDIKFTGPVRPDHGRMIWGEVAMPGYGLYDRALGAAYLNGLWEAIEKEESRK
- a CDS encoding AraC family transcriptional regulator, with translation MKKNLRAEFTKRQYMLSEDFEIYYYNDRNLPQGKIHMHGYHEFYFFLEGDVSIRIEDQIWELRPGDIVLIPPRTYHQAVIHDSGRPYRRFVLWISEEYCNQLRELSEDYLYFMKHVSDTGEYIIHNDVIAFNTIQAKVFGLLEEIHGQRFGKNVRIALGINGLIIHLNRIIYDQRHIKYSEDGNNLYQNLIYYIEEHLEEVLTLDVIANEFFVSKYHISHIFKDSMGISVHQYILKKRLFACKEALLGNANISEVYQSFGFKDYSSFYRAFKKEFGVSPKEFKDTKFELKAQCLGAYKKDKIR